The genomic stretch TTGTGTAAATTATTTACTGCATCACCTTCTAATTTTATGTGTGCATCTTGCCAAATACCTAAAAAATCGTCATCATTAATATACTCATCAGTAATATTAACACCACCGGTAAATCCTATTTTATTATCAATTACACATATTTTTCTATGATTTCTAAAATTTAAAGTGAAAATAAAATTACCATATCTTAAAGGCATTTCCGGATGAATTTCTACGCCAATGTCTTTCAGCTCTTTTTTAATTTTACTTTTTAAATCGAAACTTCCAATAGCGTCGTATAAAATTTTTACTTCAACGTTTTCTTTTCTCTTTTCTTTTAAAAGTTCTATTAATTCTGATAAAATCTTACCTTCTTCAATAATATAGTATTGAAGGTGAATAAATTCTTTTGCGTTTTTAATTGCTTCGAAAATAGATTCGAACGTTTCTTTACCGTTTTTTAAAATGGTTAAATTGTTATTAACATCTAAAGGAATCCCAGTATTATTGTAAATTAAATTAGATATTTTTTTTGATTTGTTATCCTTAAGTTCTTCTGTGTTTTTATTCTCTTTATTGTCAAAAGTACTTTTAATGTAGTTTTTTCTTTTTTTAGTTTCTTTTAGTTCAAAAAATTTGATTTTTCTTCTATTAATACCAAATAATAAAAACGCAAAAACGCCTAAAAAAGGAAAGAAAAAACAAATAAGAATCCAGCTTAAAGACTTTGAAGGTTTTACGCCAAAATATAAGATATTGTAAAAAGCCCAACTAAAAAGTAGAATATGAACGCCAGAAAGTATGTAGTAAATCAAAATTAGTTAATTTTTTTAAGCATCCAAACATTACAAGAATAATGGCCGGTGTTACCCATTGGTTTGTCTAAATTTACAAAACCATTTTTTGCGTACAGTTTTCTGGCAGCTTCCATGTATGGCATTGTTTCTAAATAACAATTATCAAAACCAAATTCTTTTGCTTTTTCTAAGCATTTGGTAATTAATTTGGTTCCAATTCCTTTACCTCTAACAATTGGTAAGAAATACATTTTTTGCAGTTCGCAAATGTTATCTTCGCAATTATCTAGTTTAGCAATTCCAGCGCCACCAACTACAATATTGTTATGTTCTACCACAAAGTATGCAACTTTTTCTTTTTGA from Polaribacter marinaquae encodes the following:
- a CDS encoding GNAT family N-acetyltransferase, which gives rise to MTSADFIIREIQPKDNKQLSEVIRSVILEMGAPKIGTAYEDKATDSMFENYQKEKVAYFVVEHNNIVVGGAGIAKLDNCEDNICELQKMYFLPIVRGKGIGTKLITKCLEKAKEFGFDNCYLETMPYMEAARKLYAKNGFVNLDKPMGNTGHYSCNVWMLKKIN
- the cls gene encoding cardiolipin synthase, translating into MIYYILSGVHILLFSWAFYNILYFGVKPSKSLSWILICFFFPFLGVFAFLLFGINRRKIKFFELKETKKRKNYIKSTFDNKENKNTEELKDNKSKKISNLIYNNTGIPLDVNNNLTILKNGKETFESIFEAIKNAKEFIHLQYYIIEEGKILSELIELLKEKRKENVEVKILYDAIGSFDLKSKIKKELKDIGVEIHPEMPLRYGNFIFTLNFRNHRKICVIDNKIGFTGGVNITDEYINDDDFLGIWQDAHIKLEGDAVNNLHKTFLRDYYYATEKDLSKNEKYTKKHKTNANSKIHIVSSGPDYDQSVVMQQYLSFINLAEESICVMNPYFIPTFSILEAFKIAALSGIKVMLVLPKKGDSRVATYSMYSYFEDLLKAGVEIYVRDDFAHSKVIFIDDEIASIGSTNFDCRSFEHNYELNAIIFDKKATSTIREEFDKRKSKATKINLEEFLNRSNKQKTLERLCRFFSPLL